The DNA segment TGAAGATCTTGGAAACGATAGCTCATTACTTGGAGCAGCAGGTCTGGCTTTCGATTCTTTTGCTTAATAATCTAATAAATGCAGAAAAACCGGTTTACATATATCGGTAAATATACATTCAGTATTTGCCTGATATGGGGATGTCTTTCTGCAAATCTTTTGGCTCAGCAAACGCCACCACCTCCGCCCGATACAAGTAAGGTTCAACCAAACCTTCCTGATACTACCCGACCTCAAACACCTGCACTTCCCCCTTCTCGCTCATCCGTTAACCGATCTACTCCTCCTGATGCTGTTCAATTCCAATCCAATGATTCACTTATTGTAGACTTTAGATCAGGCAGATTAGCAACCCTTTTTGGTAACTCAAAAGTAGAACATACTTCCGGCACGCTGACCTCAGGAGAAATCCAGATGAATCTGGAAAAAAATACCGTTGAAGCTACCGCCACTTCGCCGGAAGACACATTGTCAATGCCAGTATTGAAAAGAGAAACTGACGAGATCAGAAGTAATCGCATTCTTTTTAATTACAAAACAAAAAAAGGGAAATTTGAGCAGGCCCGCGTTGAAGTAGGAGAGGGAAACCTTATAGGGTCTAAGGTTAAAAATGTTAGTGAAACTGAAGTCTTTATTGAAGATGGGATCTATTCTACCTGTCCACCTGATTATCTCTATTACTATATAAAGGCAAAAAAGATGAAGGTAGTAGACCAGGATGAAATCTTTTTCACGAATGCCCGGCTTTATATTCTGGATATCCCATATCCAATAGTATTTCCATTTGGCTATGTGCCTTCAGGAGTTGATCAAAAACAATCCGGGTTATTAACTCCAACCTACGTATTTGATGCTCAGGCCTCTCGGGGAATTGGTTTAAATAATGTAGGATGGTTTCAATATGTCAACGATTACTTTACTACCGAAGTTAATGTTGATGTGTTTACGTCCGGGACATTTGCCCTCGAAAATAGAAATCTCTACAAGAAAACCGGGGTATATAACGGTTCTATAAATGTTGGGTACTCTATTGATCAGGGACTTGAATCAACCGATCCTGATTTTACCAGAAGCGTAAACAAATCAATTGGAATACAGCACAGCCAAACCATTTCTCCGTATTCCTCTTTATCAGCAAATATTAACCTTAGAACAGAGGACTACTTCCGGCAGAACTCTTTTGATATAAACGACAATGCGCAGACTTCAGCCAATTCAAGAGCCAGTTATAATTATAAGCACCCGGAAGGGTTATTTAGCTTTGGCACCAATGCTTCACTGAGTCAAAATTTCTTTAGTAACTCAACTTCTTTACAGGGTCCATCGGCTAACTTCACGTTAAAAACTCTTACTCCTTTTAAAAGTGATCGATCAGGGAATGATCAAAGATGGTATGAAAATATCTCCGTTAGGTATAGCAATAGCTTAAGGTCTCAATTTAGCTACCGTCCTATAGATGCAGATACCGCTGAAACTACTTTTCTTGAAGCGCTCTTATCTCCTTCAGAATACAGAGAAGCGACCGGAAATAATGATTATTACCGTACCGGATTACAACAAAAGGCCACTATACAACTAGGGCAACTCTTCCCGAGTCAGTTTATAACCTCTTCTGCCAATTTTAGCATGAATGAGTACTGGTTTCCAACCTCCATAAGAAAAGAATTTAATGCTGATTCTAATCGTGTAGAGACCAATAAAATTATAGGCTTTGCATCAGGAAGGGATTTTTCATCTTCTTTTAATCTTTCTACCAGGATTTATGGTATTTCAAATCGAAGAATTGGGAACCTGGAAGGTTTTCGTCATACACTGCAACCATCTGTGAGCTTTACTTACCGGCCTGATTTTAGCGACGAAAAATGGGGTGTATACAGAACTTTTATAAGTGATACCCTTGGTACAGAGGAAACCTATAGCATTTTTGAGGACGAAGTCTTTTCTGGTCCAGGAGCTGGAGAGCAACGATCTATAAGCTTCGGAATTTCGAATGTGTTCGAAACTAAGATTGTGAACCGCGACTCAACGGGAGAAAAAAATGAGCGAAATCTTCGGCTCATTGATGACCTTTCACTGCGTTCATCCTACAACTTTGCTGCTGATAGTCTTAAACTTAGCCAGTTATCTACTTCTCTTCGCTCAAATGCAATTCCCGGGATTAATGTTACAGCCGGAGCTAATTTTTCTTTCTATGAACGTAATGCAAATGGTTCGCGCATTAATCAATTTTTATTTTCTGACGGTGGCAAGCTTGCTCAGCTAGAATCCTTCAATTTATCAGCGGGGACTTCATTTAGAGGAGGATCAGGAAGGATTAGAACATTCACCCCTGTTTATCGCCGGAAATACGACCCTTTCAACCAGGCAATCTTTAGCCCCATTGATCCTGGCTATGGATATGAAACCATTCCCCCTTTAAACTCTCCATGGAGTTTTAGTCTCAACTTCAGCTATCGCTGGACCTACCGTTTCGACCAGGATCCTTTGAAAACTGCTGCTATTAATGCGAATAACATTTCTTTCAACTTAACCCCAAAATGGAAATTCCGA comes from the Balneola sp. genome and includes:
- a CDS encoding LPS-assembly protein LptD; the protein is MQKNRFTYIGKYTFSICLIWGCLSANLLAQQTPPPPPDTSKVQPNLPDTTRPQTPALPPSRSSVNRSTPPDAVQFQSNDSLIVDFRSGRLATLFGNSKVEHTSGTLTSGEIQMNLEKNTVEATATSPEDTLSMPVLKRETDEIRSNRILFNYKTKKGKFEQARVEVGEGNLIGSKVKNVSETEVFIEDGIYSTCPPDYLYYYIKAKKMKVVDQDEIFFTNARLYILDIPYPIVFPFGYVPSGVDQKQSGLLTPTYVFDAQASRGIGLNNVGWFQYVNDYFTTEVNVDVFTSGTFALENRNLYKKTGVYNGSINVGYSIDQGLESTDPDFTRSVNKSIGIQHSQTISPYSSLSANINLRTEDYFRQNSFDINDNAQTSANSRASYNYKHPEGLFSFGTNASLSQNFFSNSTSLQGPSANFTLKTLTPFKSDRSGNDQRWYENISVRYSNSLRSQFSYRPIDADTAETTFLEALLSPSEYREATGNNDYYRTGLQQKATIQLGQLFPSQFITSSANFSMNEYWFPTSIRKEFNADSNRVETNKIIGFASGRDFSSSFNLSTRIYGISNRRIGNLEGFRHTLQPSVSFTYRPDFSDEKWGVYRTFISDTLGTEETYSIFEDEVFSGPGAGEQRSISFGISNVFETKIVNRDSTGEKNERNLRLIDDLSLRSSYNFAADSLKLSQLSTSLRSNAIPGINVTAGANFSFYERNANGSRINQFLFSDGGKLAQLESFNLSAGTSFRGGSGRIRTFTPVYRRKYDPFNQAIFSPIDPGYGYETIPPLNSPWSFSLNFSYRWTYRFDQDPLKTAAINANNISFNLTPKWKFRTTLGYDFIQKELTPSQFSLTRNLECWDLSFQINPFGDRQYYFFSLRVNSAQIQSLFQKLPVLKNLERNSSDTGRGL